A single genomic interval of Dehalococcoidia bacterium harbors:
- a CDS encoding Gfo/Idh/MocA family oxidoreductase — MTSSTRIRVGVIGANGQGRWGSRAHVPAFLALPEMDVVAVCTAHKETAESAARHFNVPRFYWDYHAMLEDPNIDLVSIATKVPLHYPMALAALQAGKHVFCEWPLALSASQADELARTAQERRLHHGVDLQSRGSPPILHLKELCDEGYMGRLLTFNMSIMLPTHITPRASHRRWTMEEGGGGNALTIQGGHSIDILGWCLGDIVEVCAEVATRVPEVSLSDTGEVVKVTSPDTIAFVCKLVNGAFGAVQSSWVAWHGSGWRMEAYGTEGKLMATSRETLQYGDVRVRGARKDEPAEHDIETPDRLRWVSEIPPTDFVPYNVAQLARKMAEGIIQGHPTHPNFYDAAHLHRVLEAVTRSARERRWVTVE, encoded by the coding sequence ATGACATCCAGCACCCGCATCCGCGTCGGAGTCATTGGGGCGAACGGTCAGGGCCGATGGGGATCCCGCGCCCATGTGCCCGCTTTCCTTGCCCTGCCGGAGATGGACGTTGTGGCGGTCTGCACCGCGCACAAGGAGACCGCGGAGTCCGCCGCCCGCCATTTCAACGTCCCGCGCTTTTACTGGGACTACCACGCCATGCTCGAAGACCCCAACATTGACCTGGTCAGCATCGCGACAAAGGTGCCGCTCCACTATCCCATGGCGCTCGCGGCGCTCCAGGCTGGCAAGCACGTCTTCTGCGAGTGGCCCCTGGCTCTGAGCGCGTCCCAGGCGGATGAGCTGGCCCGCACCGCCCAGGAGCGCCGACTTCACCACGGCGTGGACCTGCAGTCCCGCGGGTCGCCGCCGATCCTTCACCTGAAGGAGCTTTGCGACGAAGGGTACATGGGCCGCCTGCTCACGTTCAACATGAGCATCATGCTGCCCACGCACATCACGCCCCGGGCCTCTCACCGGCGTTGGACCATGGAAGAGGGCGGAGGCGGCAACGCTCTGACCATTCAGGGCGGCCACTCCATTGACATCCTGGGCTGGTGCCTCGGCGACATCGTGGAGGTGTGCGCGGAGGTGGCCACCCGCGTACCGGAAGTGAGCCTTTCAGACACCGGCGAGGTGGTGAAAGTCACGTCGCCGGACACCATCGCGTTCGTGTGCAAGCTGGTGAACGGAGCCTTCGGCGCGGTGCAGTCGAGCTGGGTGGCCTGGCACGGCAGCGGCTGGCGCATGGAGGCCTACGGCACCGAAGGCAAGCTGATGGCGACGTCCCGGGAAACGCTTCAGTACGGCGACGTGCGCGTGCGCGGAGCGCGCAAGGACGAGCCCGCCGAGCACGACATAGAGACGCCGGACAGGCTGCGCTGGGTCTCGGAAATCCCACCCACGGACTTTGTGCCGTACAACGTGGCGCAGCTTGCGCGGAAGATGGCGGAGGGCATCATCCAGGGCCATCCCACGCACCCGAACTTCTACGACGCGGCGCACCTGCACCGCGTGCTGGAGGCGGTGACGCGTTCGGCGCG
- a CDS encoding NB-ARC domain-containing protein codes for MNLSVLEKMVRDGDLSLDGLRYLLECHGECEWLDYKKHLGIEHDQELCAFTKDALALKNVGGGYIVVGVEDKTWIPCGLSSKLPYDSKMLHDKIRRCAGVELDVDIVHHEIQDIGNIAIIYVRSSRKRSKRRMPTLVAKDYCPNAPFGIRRGDIWIRRGDSTVKVQSQVELEELIEHLEASCDQDAIQATEQPSPFAIQDGPYRLLDRGFDSFIGREALKQQILEAVTRDPRIWIVNVHGPGGVGKSAVVNWVTYEFYHRRAFEAILQLTAKETILTPEGIKPFGRSLYSLENFLDHIIDLIGEKTPQDIEAKKHLALDILGIGETLLVLDNMESVSDGRVLKFVQELPNNTKAKVLITSRQKTGGWEMPIAVNELSDEETGEFLKVKARDMGVSFPLHKDIVSRVRGATGGLPLAIQWMIGQYKITKDIAKVLTAVVHSDSPVLEFSFRNIWHSISPDAKAMLAIMTIFDVPPTIQLIATVTQWNVERIDKALAELMDVTLVTRVTQLSDGRVVYSALPITLSFARHQLDVLGDFVTRGHQRLQQYSEQMALQESEVSKFRSTFEYYGLTTDNEKKAAILCRRGESEMFAGNADNADVLFKQARDLAPQSAYILAMSASCELARGRVGLALVHSQEACRRATNKTGSLCYKILARIHDAQYDKLGRIDALEKALEYDNSDVVARHQYGVALSRGGRPEDAIREFSRIITDEKEKASPTETLMMALKTRIINLRRLDRYVEADEDMAYAGQLLKDNPYLQHHAWHFADLEDDR; via the coding sequence ATGAATCTTTCCGTACTAGAAAAGATGGTACGAGACGGTGATCTCTCCTTAGATGGTCTGAGATATCTTCTGGAATGCCACGGTGAGTGCGAATGGCTTGATTACAAAAAGCATCTCGGAATAGAACACGACCAAGAGTTGTGCGCGTTTACGAAAGACGCCCTTGCGCTCAAAAACGTGGGGGGCGGATATATCGTGGTGGGAGTCGAGGACAAAACATGGATACCATGTGGTCTGTCTAGCAAACTTCCGTACGACTCGAAAATGCTGCATGACAAAATTCGTCGTTGCGCAGGGGTAGAGTTAGACGTTGATATTGTGCATCACGAAATTCAAGATATTGGTAACATTGCGATTATATACGTTCGGTCAAGTCGGAAGAGAAGCAAACGCCGTATGCCAACACTGGTCGCCAAAGACTACTGCCCAAACGCACCATTCGGCATACGACGAGGCGATATCTGGATAAGACGCGGAGATTCAACCGTCAAAGTTCAATCTCAAGTCGAGTTGGAAGAACTAATTGAGCACCTAGAAGCTTCTTGTGACCAAGATGCCATTCAAGCAACAGAACAACCTTCGCCATTCGCAATTCAGGACGGCCCTTACAGACTTCTAGATAGGGGCTTTGATAGTTTTATAGGTCGGGAAGCCCTAAAACAGCAGATTCTGGAAGCAGTGACGCGGGATCCGCGTATCTGGATAGTGAATGTTCATGGCCCAGGAGGGGTTGGGAAATCCGCCGTAGTGAATTGGGTGACATACGAGTTCTATCACCGAAGAGCCTTCGAAGCGATCCTCCAACTCACCGCTAAGGAAACTATTCTCACGCCAGAGGGCATTAAACCTTTTGGTCGCTCTCTGTACTCATTGGAAAATTTCCTAGACCATATTATTGATCTAATCGGAGAAAAGACGCCACAGGACATTGAAGCCAAGAAGCACTTGGCCTTGGATATCCTGGGCATAGGAGAAACTCTTTTGGTTCTTGACAATATGGAGTCCGTGTCCGACGGACGGGTACTTAAGTTCGTGCAAGAGCTTCCAAACAACACGAAAGCCAAGGTTCTCATCACCAGCCGCCAAAAGACTGGCGGATGGGAGATGCCCATTGCAGTAAACGAGCTGAGCGACGAAGAGACTGGTGAGTTCCTAAAAGTAAAAGCAAGGGACATGGGCGTTTCCTTCCCCCTGCACAAAGACATTGTCTCAAGAGTTCGAGGGGCCACCGGAGGATTACCACTGGCAATTCAATGGATGATAGGCCAATACAAAATCACAAAAGACATAGCCAAAGTGCTTACCGCTGTTGTGCACAGTGATTCACCCGTTCTCGAGTTTAGCTTTAGAAACATATGGCATTCCATATCACCGGACGCCAAGGCGATGCTCGCAATCATGACCATCTTTGATGTGCCGCCCACTATTCAACTGATCGCTACAGTGACGCAATGGAACGTCGAAAGGATTGATAAGGCTCTAGCTGAATTGATGGATGTCACCTTGGTAACGCGCGTCACTCAACTCTCAGATGGAAGAGTCGTATATTCTGCATTACCAATTACGCTTTCCTTCGCGCGTCACCAACTAGACGTTTTGGGTGATTTTGTGACACGCGGCCACCAACGTCTCCAACAATATAGCGAGCAAATGGCATTACAAGAGTCCGAAGTTTCCAAATTCCGAAGCACGTTCGAATATTATGGCCTAACCACTGACAACGAGAAAAAGGCTGCCATTCTATGCAGACGCGGTGAGTCAGAAATGTTTGCTGGGAACGCTGATAACGCGGACGTGTTATTCAAGCAAGCACGCGATTTGGCACCACAAAGCGCATACATACTTGCAATGAGCGCCAGTTGCGAACTAGCGCGAGGGCGTGTCGGACTCGCGCTAGTTCACAGCCAAGAGGCTTGTAGACGTGCTACAAACAAAACAGGTTCACTCTGCTACAAGATACTGGCGCGCATCCACGATGCTCAATATGACAAACTGGGACGCATAGATGCTTTGGAAAAAGCTCTGGAGTATGACAATTCTGATGTGGTCGCTCGTCATCAATACGGTGTTGCTTTGAGCCGAGGAGGAAGACCAGAAGATGCAATTAGAGAATTCTCTAGGATCATTACAGACGAAAAAGAAAAGGCGTCCCCTACAGAGACATTAATGATGGCGCTCAAAACCAGAATTATCAATTTACGTCGCCTTGACAGATACGTAGAGGCTGATGAGGACATGGCCTATGCTGGACAACTTTTGAAAGACAATCCTTACCTTCAGCATCATGCTTGGCATTTTGCTGACCTTGAGGACGATAGATAG
- a CDS encoding vitamin K epoxide reductase family protein, whose translation MTEQRRRPILQACRATLSLAGLGVATYLSVSYIIGQAPACGPVGGCGQVTTSAYARFLGAPIAMLGLATYAFLLLGSVSVLAFPSLSAPMSVALAIVSGGGFLFSSYLTGVEVFVLRAICVWCVTSALLVTGIFALSLAEAVAPQKPPAGASAGSATGV comes from the coding sequence ATGACGGAGCAAAGGCGAAGGCCCATTCTTCAGGCATGTCGCGCCACGCTTAGCCTGGCGGGCCTGGGCGTCGCCACGTACCTTAGCGTCAGCTATATCATAGGCCAGGCCCCGGCCTGCGGCCCGGTAGGCGGCTGCGGGCAGGTCACAACCAGCGCCTACGCCCGGTTCCTGGGGGCGCCTATCGCCATGCTGGGGCTGGCGACATATGCGTTCCTGCTGCTGGGCAGCGTGAGCGTGTTGGCTTTCCCCTCGTTGTCCGCGCCCATGTCCGTCGCGCTGGCCATCGTGTCCGGCGGAGGCTTCCTGTTCTCGTCCTATCTCACCGGCGTTGAGGTCTTCGTCCTGCGCGCCATCTGCGTGTGGTGCGTCACGTCGGCGCTGCTGGTCACCGGCATCTTCGCGCTCAGTCTGGCCGAGGCCGTGGCGCCGCAGAAGCCCCCAGCGGGAGCAAGCGCCGGGAGCGCGACGGGCGTCTGA
- a CDS encoding NAD(P)-binding domain-containing protein — MLPERPRLGFIGFGAVAYHMAKGLHEDEGYNSILAYCNGPRNRPPYTPAFRQKAAGAGVTLVDTIAELAAGSDLILSAVTAASTIEVVQQTAPLLTPRHMFVDMNSASPEVKERAAEMCAARGATFVDCVILGGPSMYKHHVLLWTSAPGAAEFAQVMNKYHMQIRVIDGPAGAAARVKLLRSVLMKSLEAALWETALAAHKAGLDDVVREVAFEWMDTMKFSFFANRLICTGAIHARRRVEEVDEVVAMVRKLGMEPMVAEAARRRLAGIAALGLKDYFNAEEPKDYRKVLEAVDAVVARRAERSKA; from the coding sequence ATGCTGCCTGAGAGGCCGCGCCTGGGTTTCATTGGATTCGGGGCCGTCGCCTACCACATGGCGAAGGGCTTGCACGAGGACGAGGGCTACAACAGCATCCTGGCCTACTGCAACGGGCCGCGCAACCGCCCTCCGTACACTCCCGCTTTCCGGCAGAAGGCCGCGGGAGCAGGCGTGACGCTGGTTGACACCATCGCCGAGCTGGCGGCAGGCTCCGATCTCATCCTGTCGGCTGTCACGGCGGCCTCCACCATTGAGGTCGTGCAGCAGACGGCGCCGCTGCTCACGCCCCGGCACATGTTCGTGGACATGAACTCGGCGTCGCCGGAGGTCAAGGAGCGCGCGGCGGAGATGTGCGCGGCCCGCGGCGCCACCTTCGTGGACTGCGTCATTCTGGGCGGCCCCTCCATGTACAAGCATCACGTGTTGCTCTGGACCTCCGCGCCCGGCGCCGCGGAGTTCGCGCAGGTCATGAACAAGTACCACATGCAGATACGAGTCATTGACGGCCCGGCGGGGGCGGCGGCGCGGGTCAAGCTCCTGCGCAGCGTCCTGATGAAGAGCCTGGAGGCCGCGCTGTGGGAGACGGCGCTTGCCGCCCACAAGGCGGGCCTGGACGACGTTGTCAGAGAGGTGGCCTTTGAGTGGATGGATACCATGAAGTTCTCCTTCTTCGCCAACAGGCTCATCTGCACGGGCGCCATTCACGCCCGGCGGCGCGTGGAGGAGGTTGACGAGGTGGTGGCAATGGTGCGGAAGCTGGGAATGGAGCCGATGGTCGCGGAGGCGGCGCGTCGCCGTCTGGCGGGCATAGCCGCGCTGGGCCTGAAGGACTACTTCAACGCGGAGGAGCCGAAGGACTACCGCAAGGTGCTGGAGGCGGTGGACGCGGTGGTCGCGCGGAGGGCGGAGCGCTCGAAAGCGTAG
- the ruvA gene encoding Holliday junction branch migration protein RuvA, with amino-acid sequence MIATLHGVLEERGPGWVVVNVGGVGYKAYAPTSTLSALGATGDAVRLHTHMQVSQDNIALYGFATREELGLFELLQTVQGVGPRLALALLSGLSPDTLVAAIASGDEPTLQRVSGVGKKTAGRLVLELRDKVSKEWGGIAISPAAAPDGDALAALLALGYTPAEARHALAQAQAGVATDLPLDERVRRALQTLGRG; translated from the coding sequence ATGATAGCCACGCTGCACGGCGTCCTGGAGGAGCGCGGCCCCGGCTGGGTGGTGGTGAACGTGGGCGGCGTGGGCTACAAGGCCTATGCTCCTACATCCACGCTGTCGGCGCTGGGCGCGACGGGCGACGCGGTGCGCCTGCACACGCACATGCAGGTGAGCCAGGACAACATCGCCCTGTACGGCTTCGCCACGCGGGAGGAGCTTGGCCTGTTTGAGCTGTTGCAGACCGTGCAGGGAGTCGGGCCGCGGCTGGCCCTGGCGCTCCTGTCCGGCCTCTCTCCCGATACGCTGGTGGCGGCCATCGCATCCGGCGACGAGCCGACGCTCCAGCGCGTGTCCGGCGTGGGCAAGAAGACGGCGGGACGGCTGGTCCTGGAGCTGCGCGACAAGGTGAGCAAGGAATGGGGAGGCATCGCGATTTCGCCCGCCGCCGCGCCGGACGGCGACGCGCTTGCGGCGCTTCTGGCGCTGGGCTATACGCCCGCGGAGGCGCGGCACGCCCTGGCCCAGGCGCAGGCGGGCGTCGCGACCGACCTGCCGCTGGACGAGCGCGTGCGCCGCGCCCTGCAAACGCTCGGCCGGGGGTGA
- the ruvC gene encoding crossover junction endodeoxyribonuclease RuvC yields MRILGVDPGTVRMGYGVIEGEGDDARAVDFGVLTAPASTEPPARLAILFDGLTKVIARHRPDVVAVEEPFVAANVRSAMLVGEARALALLAAARAHIPVRQYSPAEVKQSVTGHGASPKEQVQTMVRLILRLDADPKPDAADALAVALCHVRRVRLEQALERGR; encoded by the coding sequence GTGCGTATTCTGGGCGTTGACCCGGGCACGGTGCGCATGGGCTACGGCGTTATCGAGGGCGAGGGCGACGATGCGCGGGCCGTGGACTTCGGCGTGCTGACCGCGCCCGCGTCCACGGAGCCGCCGGCGCGCCTGGCCATCCTCTTCGACGGGCTGACGAAGGTCATCGCCCGCCACAGGCCCGACGTCGTGGCGGTGGAGGAGCCGTTCGTCGCCGCCAACGTCCGCTCGGCCATGCTGGTCGGCGAGGCGAGGGCGCTGGCCTTGCTGGCGGCGGCGCGGGCGCATATCCCGGTGCGCCAGTACAGCCCCGCCGAGGTCAAGCAGTCGGTGACCGGCCACGGGGCAAGCCCCAAGGAGCAGGTGCAGACGATGGTGCGGCTCATCCTGCGGCTGGACGCTGACCCGAAGCCGGACGCCGCCGACGCTCTGGCCGTGGCCCTGTGCCACGTGCGGAGGGTGCGCCTGGAGCAGGCGCTGGAGAGAGGACGATGA
- a CDS encoding YebC/PmpR family DNA-binding transcriptional regulator encodes MAGHSKWANIKHGKAIVDAKRSAVFTKLSREIIVAAKQGGPNPDANVRLRLAVEKARDSNMPRDNIDRAIQRATGGGEGFHLEEITYEGYAPGGAAVILTVVTDNRTRVVGELRNVFSRAGGRLGEAGSVAWQFESKGVITLEVDPAKAEEIALTAIDAGAEDVKVDKGWLEVYTSHDSFDKVRKALEAAKLKPKSAEISMVPKAMTPLDDKAAEQTLKLLDKLEDMDDVHKVYTNGDFPDAVLERYRAA; translated from the coding sequence ATGGCCGGACACTCAAAATGGGCGAATATCAAGCACGGCAAGGCAATCGTTGACGCCAAACGCTCCGCGGTGTTCACCAAGCTCTCGCGGGAGATCATCGTCGCCGCCAAGCAGGGCGGGCCGAACCCGGACGCCAACGTCCGCCTCCGCCTCGCCGTCGAGAAGGCCCGCGACAGCAATATGCCGCGCGACAACATTGACCGCGCCATCCAGCGCGCCACCGGCGGCGGCGAGGGCTTCCACCTGGAGGAGATCACCTACGAGGGCTATGCCCCCGGCGGCGCCGCCGTCATCCTCACCGTCGTCACCGACAACCGCACCCGCGTGGTCGGCGAGCTGCGCAACGTCTTCTCCCGCGCGGGCGGCCGCCTGGGCGAGGCGGGCTCCGTCGCGTGGCAGTTCGAGTCCAAGGGCGTCATCACGCTGGAGGTGGACCCAGCCAAAGCCGAAGAGATAGCTCTCACGGCCATTGACGCGGGCGCGGAGGACGTGAAGGTGGACAAGGGCTGGCTGGAGGTCTACACCAGCCACGACAGCTTCGACAAGGTGCGCAAGGCGCTGGAGGCCGCCAAGCTGAAGCCGAAGAGCGCCGAGATCTCGATGGTGCCCAAGGCGATGACTCCCCTGGACGACAAGGCCGCCGAGCAGACGCTGAAGCTGCTCGACAAGCTGGAGGACATGGACGACGTCCACAAGGTCTACACCAACGGCGACTTCCCGGACGCCGTCCTCGAGCGCTACCGGGCGGCCTAG
- a CDS encoding DUF192 domain-containing protein, with translation MDSGHPARMTGAALALGAAALVLLLAGCAGLPPPPPTPAPTAASPAPAPTATPRRAGPPATPTPVPAPAPTAIAGPAIVAGQCVLRIDVADTMEKSMRGLSGQPRIPLDYGMLWLFAREGETGIWMKDMLVPIDIVWMSREHRVLRVDANTPPQPGAPDRELKIYSPPPGAFSVLEIAAGRAAACGMAPGVAVDFVNLPPGPSSR, from the coding sequence ATGGACAGTGGACATCCAGCGCGTATGACGGGCGCGGCCCTCGCCTTGGGAGCCGCCGCCCTGGTGCTCCTCCTGGCGGGCTGCGCGGGCCTCCCCCCGCCCCCACCCACGCCAGCGCCCACGGCGGCGAGTCCGGCGCCCGCGCCGACCGCCACGCCCCGCCGTGCGGGGCCACCTGCAACACCGACGCCCGTTCCAGCCCCGGCGCCGACGGCCATCGCCGGGCCGGCCATCGTCGCCGGGCAGTGCGTCCTCCGCATTGATGTGGCGGATACGATGGAGAAGAGCATGCGCGGGCTGAGCGGCCAGCCTCGGATACCGCTGGACTACGGGATGCTCTGGCTGTTCGCGCGGGAGGGAGAGACCGGCATCTGGATGAAGGACATGCTCGTGCCCATTGACATCGTGTGGATGAGCCGCGAGCACCGGGTGCTGCGGGTGGACGCCAACACGCCGCCTCAGCCGGGCGCGCCAGACCGGGAGCTGAAAATCTACAGTCCCCCGCCGGGGGCGTTCTCCGTCCTTGAAATCGCCGCGGGCCGCGCAGCCGCCTGCGGGATGGCTCCGGGCGTCGCCGTGGACTTCGTCAACCTGCCGCCTGGCCCATCGTCGCGCTGA
- a CDS encoding LLM class flavin-dependent oxidoreductase: protein MRKSFGVLFAGDNLPEWREYVKVADTCGFWGLGIGDSQSIYPDVYVRMTIAAMTTQNLRLGTWVTNPLTRHPAVTAGAIASVDQVSGQRAFLGIGTGDSAVFNISLKPSTVAYLEDYIRAVNELQARGETQWQGKTIKLSIVKRRVPVYVAASGPRTLRMAGRVADGVIIGTGVLPEVVQDSLAELRAGAQEAGRRVEDIDVWWLVMGNLAEDDATALNDIKNSLVTYANLAFRFTTEGKRLPPEYEPAVRRIHAEYNAMEHAKFGPSHHANLCDELGLTPYLRKRFSVCGSPKEFIRHAEEAHAAGAHKLWLSIRVADKSRFLRLWNTQVRPHFE, encoded by the coding sequence ATGCGCAAGTCCTTTGGCGTCCTCTTCGCGGGCGACAACCTGCCGGAGTGGCGGGAGTATGTCAAGGTCGCGGACACGTGCGGCTTCTGGGGGCTGGGTATCGGCGACTCGCAGTCCATCTACCCGGACGTGTACGTGCGCATGACCATCGCCGCCATGACGACGCAGAACCTGCGCCTGGGCACGTGGGTGACCAACCCGCTGACCCGGCATCCCGCCGTCACCGCGGGGGCCATCGCCAGCGTGGACCAGGTATCGGGCCAGAGGGCCTTCCTGGGCATCGGCACGGGGGACAGCGCCGTGTTCAACATTAGTCTGAAGCCGTCCACTGTGGCCTATCTGGAGGACTACATCCGCGCGGTCAATGAGCTGCAGGCCCGCGGCGAGACCCAGTGGCAGGGGAAGACCATAAAGCTGTCCATCGTCAAACGGCGCGTGCCCGTGTACGTGGCGGCGTCCGGCCCCAGGACGCTGCGGATGGCCGGGCGCGTCGCGGACGGCGTCATCATCGGCACGGGCGTGCTGCCGGAGGTGGTGCAGGACTCCCTGGCCGAGCTGCGGGCAGGGGCGCAGGAGGCGGGGCGCAGAGTGGAGGACATTGACGTCTGGTGGCTGGTCATGGGCAACCTGGCGGAGGACGACGCCACCGCGCTCAACGACATCAAGAACTCCCTGGTGACCTACGCCAACCTGGCGTTCCGCTTCACCACGGAGGGCAAGCGCCTGCCGCCGGAGTACGAGCCCGCCGTGCGGCGCATCCACGCCGAGTACAATGCGATGGAGCACGCCAAGTTCGGGCCGAGCCATCACGCCAATCTGTGCGACGAGCTGGGCCTGACGCCCTATCTGCGGAAGCGTTTCTCCGTCTGCGGCTCGCCGAAGGAGTTCATTCGCCACGCGGAGGAGGCGCACGCCGCGGGCGCGCACAAGCTCTGGCTCAGCATCCGCGTGGCCGACAAGAGCCGCTTCCTGCGCCTGTGGAACACCCAGGTGCGGCCACACTTCGAGTAG
- a CDS encoding VOC family protein, whose amino-acid sequence MITDMVGVIIWTEDVTRLAAFYRDTLGLPAHSERAEFAAFDLPHGLRLSIGQHSRVRGRARDPYRIMLNLGVRDIQDAHRTLSERGVPFIRAPEREHWGGWIATFADPDGNLLQLLQQPSADEK is encoded by the coding sequence ATGATTACGGACATGGTCGGCGTCATCATCTGGACGGAGGATGTGACGCGACTGGCGGCCTTTTACCGCGACACCCTGGGCCTTCCCGCGCACTCGGAGCGGGCCGAGTTCGCCGCCTTTGACCTGCCCCACGGTCTGCGCCTGAGCATCGGCCAGCACAGCCGCGTGCGGGGCCGCGCCCGCGACCCGTATCGCATCATGCTGAACCTGGGCGTGCGGGACATCCAGGACGCCCATCGCACCCTGTCGGAGCGGGGCGTCCCGTTCATTCGCGCGCCGGAGCGGGAACACTGGGGCGGATGGATCGCGACGTTCGCCGACCCGGACGGCAACCTCTTGCAACTCCTGCAGCAACCGTCCGCGGACGAGAAATAG